aaatacagACCTGACAAGCATCAATGCCTCCTTTCTCATAACCAGCACAGAACATGGTAGTGGTGATCTGGTTGTCATAGTAATCAGGAGCGTTGCATACGGCATCGCTGATGATGGGCACATGTGCCTCCTGAAGGACATCTGCAAGGTGCCCTGACAGGCAACAAAACTGTCAAACTCTGTAGATATTAGCCGATCtgttgtaaaaaacaaaaaacaataacaattgtcataaaatataaactcaCTGAAGTATCCGACATTTCCCCAGCCAGTAATTGTTCCCATTTGCCCATCTATTAATCTTTGTCCATGtgttggcagacagacaggctggatgTACTCTGTAAATGTACACAAAAAGCAAATTACATCATCTTACTGACGTGCACGAATACAGGGGCTGTAATTCTATATGATAAACACTAGGTGGAAGCAATGCCCAAGTGGAAGATCTTCAATTATATAACATGTTATAAATTAACAAGAAGAATTCAACAATTAACCAGCCACAATCTAACATAAAATATTAGCCCAGAAAAGTTGACATGTGTATATAgttcatttaatgttctcagCTAATCTGTACACATGATATAATTATTCAAATCTGTGCTGTGGGGTCACAAACATTACCATGGAAAAGAGATTGcgctccttcttcctcatctgtaaaaactgttatcatgaaatcgtgtgtgtgtgtgtgtgtgtgtgtgtgtgtgtgtgtgtgtgtgtctgccttcaTACCGTTGAACGTGAGAGGCTGGGTGAGGGCGAGAACGGCGATGTCCCTGCTGTTGTCGTCGATGTTAGCATCCACAAAGGGCAGGTAGCTGCTGTGGTAAACGATAGTCTTACCTCCGCCACGTTGGCATTGACAGGTTTGTTGGAGATGGAGCCCAGCAACACACTCCAGCGGTTAAGAAAGCTATACCGCCTAGCACAGAAGATATATACTGCTCTTGTATCCATACAGACAAGAGTTTGCATTTTATGCAGCTCTCTTGCTTACTTGGGGAAGCAGTGTGCTGCAGAGACGATCCAGCGGTTTGAGATGATGGACCCCCCGCACTGGTGGACTCCATCATACTGGAGGCTCACCTGCCAAGGCCAACTTCCCTGCCTGGCATCTACACCACCGACTATACGGTCTGCTGCAAAATTACGCCTGCCGCAGTCTGAGGGGAGAGAGCAGATAGAAAATCAAACAGTGTGGGGGTAATTTTAGGACACAACTGGG
The DNA window shown above is from Takifugu flavidus isolate HTHZ2018 chromosome 10, ASM371156v2, whole genome shotgun sequence and carries:
- the LOC130532430 gene encoding LOW QUALITY PROTEIN: serine protease hepsin-like (The sequence of the model RefSeq protein was modified relative to this genomic sequence to represent the inferred CDS: inserted 1 base in 1 codon), which codes for MTHCGRRNFAADRIVGGVDARQGSWPWQVSLQYDGVHQCGGSIISNRWIVSAAHCFPKRYSFLNRWSVLLGSISNKPVNANVAEXKTIVYHSSYLPFVDANIDDNSRDIAVLALTQPLTFNEYIQPVCLPTHGQRLIDGQMGTITGWGNVGYFRHLADVLQEAHVPIISDAVCNAPDYYDNQITTTMFCAGYEKGGIDACQGDSGGPFVAEDCLSKTSRYRLHGVVSWGTGCAMAKKPGVYTKVSRFLPWISTAMRSYHNLPGVHKLARP